CACAGTTTACTCAATGTGTAAAATGTCATAATTCAAGTTTGAGTCAGATTTTTTTCTCTTTCAAAAATTCGGGAATTGTTTGTCCGGATTGTAAAGAAGAAGGAGATGTAAAAATTGATCTTAAAACTGTTGAGAAAATTCTAATAATTGCAGCAACTGATTTGAAAAAATTAAGCAGAATAAAAATTGACAGAGAGCTAAACACTATTTTAAAAAATTTGATGACCACATATATAAAGCTGGTTTTACAAAAAGATTTCAAGATTCTTGATTTTTTTAGATTTATAAAATAAAATAAAGTCGACTGCACAAAATAAATTGAAGGTGGTAATGATAGTATGGTGACAATGGATGAGATAGTTTCGCTTTGTAAACGTCGAGGCTTTATATTCCAATCAAGTGAGATATATGGTGGACTAAATAGTTGCTGGGATTATGGACCACTGGGCGTTGAGATGAAAAACAATATAAAAAGACTCTGGTGGAAGGCAAATGTTCAGCTCAGAGATGACGTTGTTGGTATTGACTCGAGTATATTAATGAATCCCAAGGTATGGGAAGCAAGCGGACATTTACAAAATTTTGCTGATCCCATGGCTGATTGTAAGGTTTGCAAAAAAAGATGGAGGACAGATCAGCTTTCTGAGTACAAATGCCCTGAGTGTGGAGGAGAATTGACAGAACCTCGAATGTTCAATCTCATGTTTAAAACATTTATGGGACCTGTCGAGGATGAATCTGCTGTGGTTTACCTTAGACCTGAAACTGCCCAGGGCATATTTGTAAACTTTTTGAACGTTCAGCAAACAATGAGAAAAAAGCTTCCATTTGGAATTGCGCAAATAGGAAAATCATTTCGGAATGAAATAACACCTGGCAATTTTATTTTTAGAACAAGAGAATTTGAGCAAATGGAGATAGAATATTTTGTAAAACCTGGAACCGATGAATACTGGCACAAACACTGGATTGAACAGCGAATAAACTGGTACTACAAACTTGGTATTAGAAAAGAAAATATTAGAATAAGAGAGCATGGCAAAGATGAACTTGCACATTATGCGAAGGCATGTGTCGATATTGAATATTTATTCCCGATGGGCTGGTCAGAACTTGAAGGAATTGCAAATAGAACAGACTTTGATTTATCAAGACATCAGGAGCATAGCGGACAAAATCTAACTTATTTTGATGATGAAACAAAGCAGAGATATATTCCATATGTAATTGAGCCGTCGGCCGGTGTTGACAGGTCACTTCTTGCCTTCTTGATTGATGCCTATGAAAACCAGAAGATTGATGAAAATGATACAAGAGTGGTACTGCACCTTCATCCTGCCATTGCACCGGTTAAAGCAGCCATTTTCCCGCTTTTGAAAAAAGAAGAACTTATAAACAAAGCTAAAGAAATTTACAGTAATCTAAAGTACAGGTGGATTGTTCAGTATGACGAAAGTGGAAGTATAGGGCGAAGATACAGACGCCAGGACGAAATTGGTACGCCATTTGGAATAACTGTGGACTATCAGACCTTAGAAGACAACACAGTGACCATCAGAGACAGAGATACAATGGAACAGGTAAGAGTTCATATTGAAGAAATAGTTCCATATTTAGAAGAAAAAATAGAGGTAAAATTTTAAATAAAATGTGTTCTCAAATTGCAAAAATATGCTATAATATTTTATGTTGTGGCATGCCAAGTTTCCCCTTTATATATTTTTTCCAAATAAATTTCACATAGGAGGGATTTTAATTGAGCAAAAAGAAATACGTCTACATGTTCTACGAAGGAAATAAAGATATGAGAGAGCTTCTTGGAGGAAAAGGTGCAAATCTCGCTGAGATGACCAATCTTGGACTTCCGGTTCCTCCTGGCTTCACTGTTACCACAGAAGCATGTACAAGATATTATGATGAGGGCGAGAAGATAGCTGATGAGATTGTAGAAGAAATCTTCGAAAAACTTGCAGAGCTTGAAAAAATTACAGGAAAGAAATTCGGCGACCCATCCAACCCACTTCTTGTTTCAGTTAGAAGTGGTGCAAGAGTTTCAATGCCAGGAATGATGGATACAATCTTGAATCTTGGTATCAATGATCAAGTTGTAGAAGGTTTGGCTAAACTTACAAATAATGAGAGATTTGCATATGATTCCTATCGCAGATTTATTCAGATGTTCTCAGATGTTGTTATGGGAATTGAAAAGAACAAATTTGAAAAGATACTTGATGAGATAAAAGAGAAATATGGAGCAAAATATGATACTGATTTAACAGCTGAACATTTGAAAGAAGTGGTTGCAAGATACAAAGAGCTGTACAAAGCTGAAAAAGGCGAAGACTTTCCACAGGATCCCAAAGTACAGCTTTTAGAGGCAGTCAAAGCAGTTTTCAGATCATGGAACAACCCAAGGGCAATTGTGTACAGAAGACTTAATGAAATTCCTCATGACTGGGGAACAGCAGTAAACGTTCAGATGATGGCATATGGTAATATGGGCAATGACTCTGGTACAGGAGTTGCTTTCACAAGAAATCCGGCAACTGGTGAAAAAGAACTCTATGGCGAGTTTTTGATGAACGCGCAGGGTGAAGATGTTGTTGCAGGTATCAGAACACCACAGCCAATTTCAGCTTTGAAAGAGACAATGCCAGAGGTTTATCAACAGCTTGCTGACATTGCAAAGAAGCTTGAGACATACTATAAAGACATGCAGGATATGGAGTTTACAATCGAAAGAGGAAAGCTCTATATGCTCCAGACAAGAAATGGTAAGAGAACAGCACAGGCTGCTCTCAAGATTGCAGTTGACATGGTTGAAGAGGGTCTTATCACAAAAGAAGAGGCTATGCTGAAGGTTGATCCAAAGCAGCTTGATACATTGCTTCACCCAACATTTGAACAGAATGCATTAAAAGCTGCTAAACCGATTGCAAAGGGTCTTCCTGCATCACCAGGTGCTGCAACTGGTAAGATTTACTTCACAGCCGAAGAGGCAAAGGCAGCAGTTGAAAGAGGCGAAAAGAAAGTAATTCTCGTTAGAACAGAAACTTCACCAGAGGATATTGAAGGTATGGTTGCTGCACAGGGTATTCTCACGTCACGCGGTGGTATGACATCTCATGCAGCTGTTGTTGCAAGAGGTATGGGTAAGTGCTGTGTTGCAGGATGCGGAGATATCTCAATCAATGAGGAAGAGAAATATTTCACAACACCAGATGGTAAAGTATATCGTGAAGGTGACTGGATCTCTCTTGATGGTTCTACAGGTTATGTATATGAAGGCGAACTTCCAACAAAAGAACCAGAGCTCACAGGTTACTTTGCAACCTTTATGCAATGGGCTGATGAAATCAGAAGACTGAAGGTAAGAGCAAATGCTGATACACCAAGGGATGCTGCACAGGCAAGGAAGTTTGGTGCAGAAGGTATTGGTCTTTGCAGAACAGAGCATATGTTCTTTGAAGAAGACAGAATTCCTGCAATGAGAGAGATGATAGTTGCAAGAACAGAGGAGCAGAGAAGAAAAGCATTGGACAAACTCCTTCCAATGCAAAGAGGCGATTTTGAAGCACTCTTTAGAGAAATGAAAGGTTATCCTGTTACTATAAGACTTCTGGATCCACCACTTCATGAGTTCTTACCAAAAGAAGATGATGCTATAAGAGAACTTGCAAAAGAAATGGGTATCACCTTTGAAGAACTCAAGGGTATTGTTCAGAGCTTGCACGAGCTCAACCCAATGCTTGGTCACAGAGGTTGCCGTTTGGCAGTAACATATCCAGAGATTGCCGAGATGCAGACAAGGGCTATAATTGAAGCAGCAATCAATGTGAAGAACGAAGGCATAGATGTTGTACCTGAAATAATGGTTCCACTTGTTGGTGAAGTTAAGGAGTTAAAATTTATAAAAGATATTATTGTAAAGACTGCTGAAAAGGTTATGGAAGAAAAAGGTGTTAAGATTGAGTACAAAGTTGGTACAATGATTGAAGTACCAAGAGCAGCTTTAACAGCTGATGAGATAGCAAAAGAAGCTGAGTTCTTCTCATTTGGTACAAATGACCTTACACAGATGACATTTGGATTCTCCAGAGATGATATTGGTAAGTTCCTGAACGATTACTTCGAGAAGAAGATTTTCGAAACAGACCCATTTGCAAGACTTGACGAAAAAGGTGTTGGAAAACTCATTAAGATGGCAGCAGAGCTTGGAAGATCAACAAGACCTGATATCAAACTTGGTATATGCGGTGAGCATGGCGGTGACCCATCAAGCATTGAATTCTGCCACAACGCAGGGCTTGATTATGTATCATGTTCACCGTTCAGAGTGCCAATTGCAAGACTGGCGGCTGCTCAAGCTCAGGTAAAATCAAAAATGAAGGCATTTATTGATAAATAATATTAAAGGTACAGCAAAAAAGCAGAGGGAGGAATTTACAGGTTACCTTCCTCTGCTTTTTTTGCATGTATACACTTGAATAAAGATGTAAAAATGATATAATAATTACTGGGACAAAAATATACGATGGGTGGATAAAACTGTCCCTGATGGAGTAATGGTGAAATGGATGATTTTATTGAAATTTTAAAAAAGATAACTCCTGAAGTTGTAGAGATATTAGAAAGAAGATATGATGTTTTAAAAAATGTAAAATATCATCAACCCATTGGAAGAAGAATGCTTTCAGAAAAGCTAAAACTTTCTGAAAGAATTGTCAGGAACGAAGTAGATATTTTACGAAGTCTTGGACTATTAAAAATCACAGATAATGGCACAATTTTAACAAACGAAGGAGAAGAACTCCTTGAAAAACTTTCTAACATGGTATATGATATAAAAGGATTGGAGTCTTTGAGGCAAACAGTAAAAGATATATTGGGTGCCAGAGATGTCTTCATTGTTCCAGGAGATGCTGACACAAACCCGTATGTTCTTAAAGAATTGGGAAATGTGGCGAGCAAGGTTATACTTCCACTACTGCAGAATGTCAGGATAATTGCTGTAACAGGAGGACAAACAGTTAAAGAAGTTGTCGATAATTTTCCAGTATGTTCTTTTAAGGATATTTTGGTTGTACCTGCAAGGGGCGGTATTGGGCAAGAGGTTGAAAAGCAGGCAAATACTCTTGCAGCAAATTTGGCAAAAAAACTGGGTGGAAGGTACAAACTTCTTCATCTCCCGGATACTATGGATGAGGAAATATATAATCTGATTGCTAAAAAAGAAGAGGTACAGGATGTTTTAAATGACATTAACAATGCTGACATGCTAATATTCGGAATAGGAAATGCAATTGAAATGGCTAAGAGGAGAAAATTCAGTCAGGAGATGATAAACAAACTCTGTCAGGTTGGTGCGATTGGTGAAATCTTTGGTTACTATTTTGACAGAGAGGGCAATATTGTCTACAGTACAACCACAGTGGGTATAAAACTTGAAAAAATTAAAAACATTAAATATATGATAGGAGTTGCGGGTGGTGCACATAAGGCTGAAGCGGTACTTTCATTAAATGGGATAAAGCACAGTTCGATATTTGTGATTGATGAGGGAATCGCACGAAGAATTGTGGATATTAAAAGGTAAAGACACTGTGGCAACTTTTAGCTGTTGCTACAGTGTTTAAAATAAAAAAAGGAAAGGATGGTAGAGGAAATGGCAGTTAAGATTGGTATTAATGGTTTTGGAAGAATTGGTAGAAATGCTTTTAAGGCAATTTTGGCAAAATATCCAAACGAGTTTGAGGTAGTTGCTGTAAATGATTTGACTGACCCCAAAACTCTGGCACATCTTTTAAAGTATGACTCATGTTATGGTATATTCAATGGAACTGTTGATTATACAGACAACTCAATCATTGTAAACGGCAAAGAAATAAAAGTTTTGGCTGAAAAAGACCCGGCAAACCTGCCATGGAAGGATTTGGGTGTTGAAGTTGTAATTGAATCAACAGGTAGATTTACAAAGAAGCAGGATGCAGAAAAACACATCCAGGCTGGTGCAAAGAAGGTTATAATAACAGCTCCAGCAACAGATGAGGATATCACAATTGTTATGGGTGTTAATGAACAGATGTATGATCCGAGCAAACATCATGTTATTTCCAATGCATCATGTACAACAAACTGCTTGGCACCAGTTACAAAGGTTATTGACAATCATTTCAAGGTAAAAAGAGGTCTTATGACAACTGTTCACTCCTACACAAATGACCAGCAAATTCTTGATCTTCCACACAAAGATTTGAGAAGAGCAAGAGCAGCAGCTCTATCTATTATTCCAACAACAACAGGTGCTGCAAAGGCAGTAGCACTCGTTCTTCCACATTTGAAAGGTAAGCTCAATGGTTTTGCACTCAGAGTTCCAACACCTACTGTTTCTGTTACCGATGTTGTATTTGAAGTTGAAAAACCAACAACAAAAGAGGAAGTAAACAGCGTATTGAAAGCTGCTGCAGAAGGCGAATTGAAAGGTATTCTGGGATATAGTGAGGAGCCACTTGTTTCTGTTGACTATAAAGGAGATCCAAGATCTTCAATCGTTGATGCTCTCTCAACAATGGTTATTGAAGACACACTTGTTAAGGTTGTTGCATGGTATGACAATGAATGGGGATATTCCAACAGAGTTGCTGACCTTCTGAACTACCTTGTAAATAAAGGCTTATAATAGCAAAAAGTGACTGGTCCGGAAAATGAGTTGAGCAGGTGTTTTGTCCGGACCAGTCTTGATTTGAAAAAGTAAATTTTAAATTTTAGAGGTGAGAGGTTTCATGCCAAGATTGAACAAAAAGACAATTCGCGATATAGATGTAAGTGGCAAAAGGGTGCTGGTAAGAGTTGATTTTAACGTTCCGCAAGATGAAAACGGTAATATAACAGATGACAGGAGAATCAGAGAAGCTCTTCCAACCATTAAATATCTTATCGACCATAATGCAAAAGTCATACTTGTTTCACACTTGGGAAGACCAAAAGGAAAATTTGATCCAAAATATTCAATGGCACCTGTTGCAAAAAGACTTTCTGAACTTCTTGGCAAGGAAGTTGTTCTTGCAAAAGATGTTATAGGTGATGATGCAAAAAAGTGTGTTGAGCAGATGAAAGAAGGAGATGTGGTTCTTCTTGAAAATGTGAGATTCCATAAAGAGGAAGAAGAAAATGATAGAGAATTTGCAAAGGCACTGGCATCTCTTGCTGATATATATGTGAACGACGCATTCGGAACAGCTCACAGAGCCCATGCTTCAACTGCAGGCGTTGCGGAGTTCTTACCGGCGGTTGCGGGATTTTTAATGGAAAAAGAGATAGAGATGCTTGGCAATGCACTCGCAAATCCACAAAGACCGTTTGTTGCAATCCTGGGTGGCGCAAAGGTATCTGATAAGATAGGTGTAATTATGAACCTGCTGGAAAAAGTAGATAGCCTTTTAATTGGCGGTGCAATGGCATATACTTTCTTGAAGGCAAAGGGATATAAGATTGGAAAATCAAAGTGCGAAGATGACAAGCTTGATGTTGCAAGAGAAATAATGAAAAAAGCAGAAGAAAAAGGTGTAAATCTGCTTTTGCCTGTCGGAAGTATTGTTGCAAAAGAGTTCAAAAATGATACAGAGTATATGTATGTGCCATCCGACGCAATGCCAGATGACATGATGGGTATGGATATTGGAAATACTACGATTGAGCTGTTCTCAAAAGAAATTAAAAAGGCAAAAACCATTGTTTGGAACGGTCCGATGGGCGTGTTTGAATTTCCAAACTTTGCAAAAGGGACAGAAGCCATTGCAAGAGCTGTTGCTGAAGCTGTTGAAGAAAATGGTGCAATTGCTATCATTGGCGGTGGAGACTCAGCTGCAGCTGTTGAAAAGCTTGGCTTTGCAGATAAGATGACACATATCTCAACAGGCGGTGGAGCATCATTAGAGTTCCTGGAAGGAAAGATATTACCCGGTATTGCATGCTTGCTTGACAAAAATCCAAGAAAAAAAATAATAGCTGCTAA
The Caldicellulosiruptor morganii DNA segment above includes these coding regions:
- a CDS encoding glycine--tRNA ligase — protein: MDEIVSLCKRRGFIFQSSEIYGGLNSCWDYGPLGVEMKNNIKRLWWKANVQLRDDVVGIDSSILMNPKVWEASGHLQNFADPMADCKVCKKRWRTDQLSEYKCPECGGELTEPRMFNLMFKTFMGPVEDESAVVYLRPETAQGIFVNFLNVQQTMRKKLPFGIAQIGKSFRNEITPGNFIFRTREFEQMEIEYFVKPGTDEYWHKHWIEQRINWYYKLGIRKENIRIREHGKDELAHYAKACVDIEYLFPMGWSELEGIANRTDFDLSRHQEHSGQNLTYFDDETKQRYIPYVIEPSAGVDRSLLAFLIDAYENQKIDENDTRVVLHLHPAIAPVKAAIFPLLKKEELINKAKEIYSNLKYRWIVQYDESGSIGRRYRRQDEIGTPFGITVDYQTLEDNTVTIRDRDTMEQVRVHIEEIVPYLEEKIEVKF
- the ppdK gene encoding pyruvate, phosphate dikinase; the protein is MSKKKYVYMFYEGNKDMRELLGGKGANLAEMTNLGLPVPPGFTVTTEACTRYYDEGEKIADEIVEEIFEKLAELEKITGKKFGDPSNPLLVSVRSGARVSMPGMMDTILNLGINDQVVEGLAKLTNNERFAYDSYRRFIQMFSDVVMGIEKNKFEKILDEIKEKYGAKYDTDLTAEHLKEVVARYKELYKAEKGEDFPQDPKVQLLEAVKAVFRSWNNPRAIVYRRLNEIPHDWGTAVNVQMMAYGNMGNDSGTGVAFTRNPATGEKELYGEFLMNAQGEDVVAGIRTPQPISALKETMPEVYQQLADIAKKLETYYKDMQDMEFTIERGKLYMLQTRNGKRTAQAALKIAVDMVEEGLITKEEAMLKVDPKQLDTLLHPTFEQNALKAAKPIAKGLPASPGAATGKIYFTAEEAKAAVERGEKKVILVRTETSPEDIEGMVAAQGILTSRGGMTSHAAVVARGMGKCCVAGCGDISINEEEKYFTTPDGKVYREGDWISLDGSTGYVYEGELPTKEPELTGYFATFMQWADEIRRLKVRANADTPRDAAQARKFGAEGIGLCRTEHMFFEEDRIPAMREMIVARTEEQRRKALDKLLPMQRGDFEALFREMKGYPVTIRLLDPPLHEFLPKEDDAIRELAKEMGITFEELKGIVQSLHELNPMLGHRGCRLAVTYPEIAEMQTRAIIEAAINVKNEGIDVVPEIMVPLVGEVKELKFIKDIIVKTAEKVMEEKGVKIEYKVGTMIEVPRAALTADEIAKEAEFFSFGTNDLTQMTFGFSRDDIGKFLNDYFEKKIFETDPFARLDEKGVGKLIKMAAELGRSTRPDIKLGICGEHGGDPSSIEFCHNAGLDYVSCSPFRVPIARLAAAQAQVKSKMKAFIDK
- a CDS encoding sugar-binding transcriptional regulator, producing the protein MDDFIEILKKITPEVVEILERRYDVLKNVKYHQPIGRRMLSEKLKLSERIVRNEVDILRSLGLLKITDNGTILTNEGEELLEKLSNMVYDIKGLESLRQTVKDILGARDVFIVPGDADTNPYVLKELGNVASKVILPLLQNVRIIAVTGGQTVKEVVDNFPVCSFKDILVVPARGGIGQEVEKQANTLAANLAKKLGGRYKLLHLPDTMDEEIYNLIAKKEEVQDVLNDINNADMLIFGIGNAIEMAKRRKFSQEMINKLCQVGAIGEIFGYYFDREGNIVYSTTTVGIKLEKIKNIKYMIGVAGGAHKAEAVLSLNGIKHSSIFVIDEGIARRIVDIKR
- the gap gene encoding type I glyceraldehyde-3-phosphate dehydrogenase, which gives rise to MAVKIGINGFGRIGRNAFKAILAKYPNEFEVVAVNDLTDPKTLAHLLKYDSCYGIFNGTVDYTDNSIIVNGKEIKVLAEKDPANLPWKDLGVEVVIESTGRFTKKQDAEKHIQAGAKKVIITAPATDEDITIVMGVNEQMYDPSKHHVISNASCTTNCLAPVTKVIDNHFKVKRGLMTTVHSYTNDQQILDLPHKDLRRARAAALSIIPTTTGAAKAVALVLPHLKGKLNGFALRVPTPTVSVTDVVFEVEKPTTKEEVNSVLKAAAEGELKGILGYSEEPLVSVDYKGDPRSSIVDALSTMVIEDTLVKVVAWYDNEWGYSNRVADLLNYLVNKGL
- the tpiA gene encoding triose-phosphate isomerase, coding for MPRLNKKTIRDIDVSGKRVLVRVDFNVPQDENGNITDDRRIREALPTIKYLIDHNAKVILVSHLGRPKGKFDPKYSMAPVAKRLSELLGKEVVLAKDVIGDDAKKCVEQMKEGDVVLLENVRFHKEEEENDREFAKALASLADIYVNDAFGTAHRAHASTAGVAEFLPAVAGFLMEKEIEMLGNALANPQRPFVAILGGAKVSDKIGVIMNLLEKVDSLLIGGAMAYTFLKAKGYKIGKSKCEDDKLDVAREIMKKAEEKGVNLLLPVGSIVAKEFKNDTEYMYVPSDAMPDDMMGMDIGNTTIELFSKEIKKAKTIVWNGPMGVFEFPNFAKGTEAIARAVAEAVEENGAIAIIGGGDSAAAVEKLGFADKMTHISTGGGASLEFLEGKILPGIACLLDKNPRKKIIAANWKMNKTPQEAKEFVEELKKHLDDVQAEVVICAPSILVPYVKEAIEGTSIKLGTQNMFYEEKGAYTGEISGPMLKEVGVEYVVIGHSERRQYFGETDEIVNKKVLAALKFGLKPIVCVGETLKQREYGITDELVRLQVKIALNGVSKEDVEKVVIAYEPIWAIGTGKNATPEEANRVIGVIRKVIAEMYDEDTAQKVRIQYGGSVNSANSADIFNMPEIDGGLVGGASLNAEEFAKILHF